ATTGAAACAAATCATAGCAATTTCAAAAAGTGGAATACCGTACGATCCCGCTTACAAATCAATAAATCCAATTACGTATAATAAAGCGATTTAGGAGTTGGATTTTAGCTCAGTTCTTCGTTGGGTAACCAAAGGCGATATTCCGGAAATGGCTTTTGACCACAGCGAGATCATTGACTTTAGTCTGGAGCGACTAAAGCGTCGGGTTCGTCATCGCCCCCTTGGGTTTTATCTGCTGCCGAAAGAATTTACCTTGAAAGAGATCCGTTTGCTGTACGAAGACGTATTACAACGCGATCTAGATAAGAGGAATTTCCAGAAAAAATTCACTCGCTCAGAGCTCCTGTTGCCTGTCGACAAAAAGGTCATTGCCGCCCCCGGGAACAAAAAGCCTTCCCAACTCTACTGCTTCGACGAAAGCCACTATCAGCGAATGACGTTGAAGGGGTACGATTTTAAATTCTGAATTTTTAAAGCTTAATTCTTAATTGCCTGAATTGAGGTAAGGAGTTCATGGCCTTTGGCTCATAGCCCACTGCTCACTGCCCATCGCCAACAAAAAACTCAACACTAAGACCTAAGAACTAAGAACTATTAGAACCTATACCCCAACTGGATCACGAGTCGCGCCCCACCTTTCACGGCACTGGTATGGCCTTTGAACTCTAGAACTTCCTCGTTTTGTATGGTCTTGATCCAGTCGAATTGCTCTGTAAGAAATTCCGCGAGCTCGGGGTAATACTCCGCAACATCGAAGTTAGAATCTCCCTTCACATCCATAACGAACTCGTAAAACGTGATCGACGGAGCAAACATGATCAAATCGAGCATGAAACGATCATCGAAAAAGCTGAACTGATAACCGAGTTGGGCTCCTACACCCAAGGTGAGGAGTTCAGAAGCCACATCTGCTTCGGCTTTGAGCCCATTATCGTATTCGACATGTGTATAGTTATCCTACCAATGGTGGTGATGAGCCAGGTATGGGGCTACAAACAGTCCGTGTGGGGCAAAGCCCGGGTTCTCAGATTTCAAATAGAACCGATAATCAAATAAGAAGGAGTAGCCGAATGCCTTCTTATGTTCAAGACTAATCAGAGCGGTATCCTGAGAACGTTCCTGCAAAAAACCCGTCATACGGAGATGCCCAAAGGTCACCCCCCAACTTTGGTGTTCTTTGACAACTCTTTCGTAGCTGAATACCGCACTCTGGACATCCCAAATAAGGTTTGAGGTCGGATTGAATTTTATAACATTTGGGCGATACAATGGAGGCGCAACAGAATCGCGCCTTTCAACCAATTCTTGCGCTTGAACAGCGCTGGCCGATAAGCTGAGAACCAATAAGATAAACCCAACCCGGAAAATCACTCTTACAATATCCTGTATCCAATACTGAGCAGCACTTTATGCATAGAACCGTTGAGGTCGTAGTTCGATGTGCCGTCTGTGATCGATTCGATCTCATTGCTCCAAGAGCCTTCGGCCTTGAGGTCGATCAAGAAATCACCGATATCCAATCCGATACCGTATTGATAACCGAAACTCGACGAGGAAACAATGATCTCGGCTCCGTCCGCGTCATCCTTGCTCGGCAAAAGCATATTGAAAGACGGACCTGCGTTCAATCGGACCGGGCCCAATTTAATTCCGATCATCACAGGTATATCGATCCGATTGATATCGATCTCTACCTCTTTATCGTCGCCAGAAACGGTGTTAAAGAACTCCATTTCACCTTTGAATCCAGTATACAACAGCTCGGGCTGGACATAAAGACCCAATACCTTTACCCGCGTATACGCTCCGAGGTGAAACGATGTTTGAGGTTCTCCCGGGCGCGCTTCGATTACACCGAGTCCGGGTGCCGTTAAATCGGCGCTGATCCTAAAATCGGACCGCCCCGCTCCGGTGCGCGCACCAAACTGCCAAATCTGGCCGTAGGCCGTAGTACAAACCAATACGACGAAAAGGGAGAGTAAAACTTTTTTCATGATCGTGAAATTACCCCTCTAAGGTCGAAAAAATCGATTGCACCCATTAAAAAGCAGAAGGGCCGACCCCTAAAGGCCGACCCCTCATTGACCGCGCTGAACTTTGCGGTCGAACCAACCAAACCCGTATCGCGTTGGCGCCCTATGTCAATATGGGCTGCGCTATCATTTTTTTCCGCATCCGGCTTTCATTGCGGTCGATCACATCGTTTGAGTCCGTTAGCGACATACATACGCGCACTTTGTAAATTTGGATTTCTCGAATACGAAAAAATCCTTTTACCCACTTTTTGCGTATATATAATGACCGCGCCCTCGCGGGCGGATAGAAAACACTATCTTCCGTGTGATGACCAACCCGCAAGTTGAACAAATGAAGGCCTAGGCCGAAAGGCTCGTGAACCGCGACGAATCCGTGGTGGCGGAGCTATACGATGCTTTCAGCGGAAACCTGTACGGCTTAATGTGTAAGATGGTGCACGATGAAGCCTTAGCGGCCGATCTTCTGCAAGAGGGTTTTGTGAAGATCTGGAAATACGGGGCCAAGTACGACCCCAAGCACGGATCGCTTTTCACTTGGATGATGAACATTTGCCGCAACGGCACTATCGATCATCTGAGGTCAAAAAAACGGAGGAACGAAATCCACGATCTCAGCGAGAACGTATATAGTTCAGAAGCGGGCAATCAAATAACGCAGAATACCGACACACTCGATCTGCGTGAAAAGGTGGCTCAACTCGAACCCGATTTGCGAAATTTGATCGAACTGGCCTACTTCGGTGGCTTTACACAAAAGGAGATCTCAGAGAATTTAGACCTCCCCTTGGGAACGGTCAAAACGCGAATGCGGAAAGGAATGAAAGAATTAAGAGCCATATTTGGCGTACGACAGTGAATATAGAAGAATACATATCGTCCGGAATTTTAGAGGCCTATGCCTTGGGTGCCGTTAGCGATGAAGAACGCCGCGAGGTCGAGTGCCTTACGTCGATCTACCCGCAGCTGGCCGAGGCACTGCATGCCGCGCAAGACGATGTGGAGCAGTTGGCCCGGCTCGAATCTAAGAGTCCGCCACCGGTACTCAAAGCTTCCATACTCGATGCCGTGGCACAAGCCGCTGCAGAAGAACGCGCCGACGCCGATGCCAACACTGTCGCGAGTGCTGATGCTGACGTAGAAGCTGATGCTGACGCTTCCATCATTCAAATGAATGCCAAGGAAGATCCTGTTAAGCGCTGGCCCCTTGGATGGGTCGCCGCCGCGGTGATCGCACTCGGAATGTTCTTCGCCAATTATACCTTGCGTGATTACAACGCTGAGCTCAAACGCGACCTAGATCAAATCAGCGGCGAACTCAACGAAATTCGCGATCAGGCACTCACGCAACAAGAGCGATTGGCCGTTTTAGCGGATACCTCCTACCATCGTATTCCAATGAAAGGCGTTGAAAAGAGTCCAACCTCATTGGCCATGATCTATTGGAATCCGACCTCCGAGCAAGTGCTGCTCGATGTCCGCGAACTGCCCAAGCCCACTGAAGATCAACAGTATCAACTATGGGCCATCGTAGACGGTACGCCTACCGATCTCGGTGTATTCGACCTACCCGAAGGCCAAGAGTGGTTCGAGATGAAATCCATCACCGGAGCAGTTGCCTTTGCCGTTACCCTAGAACCACGCGGAGGCCGACCCGAGCCTGCGCTGGAGCAGATGTACGTACTCGGAGCGGTCTAACCATTCCTACCTCTCTTTTTTTTGCGACCTTCAAGGCATGAAGCGCACCCTTTGGGTCATCCTCGGAGTCATTTTACTCATCGCCTCTATCACTGGGCTCACCTGGCGGTCGGATTTGCCCGCCGTAGAGCTCATGATGAAATATACCACGCCGAATTCTGGCTGGATGATGACGGGCGGACAAAACATTCACTTCACGGATGCCGGCACAGGGCAGGCCATTCTCCTCATTCATGGCACCGGCTCGAGTTTGCATACCTGGGACGGGTGGAACCAAATGTTGGCGGGCCCCTACCGCGTGGTGCGCTTGGATTTGCCCGGGTTCGGACTCAGTGGCCCTCAACCGCAAGGCGACTACTCGCGCGAAATGTACCTCACGCTCTTTGAGGATCTTCGAAAGGCCTTGGACATCGACCGCTGGACCGTCGTTGGAAATTCATTTGGCGGGCGGCTGGCCGGCTACTACGCGAGCGACCATCCGGAAGTAGTATCAGGCCTCGTGTTGGTGAATGCCAGCGGATGGCCCAAGACCGAAAGCTCGTGGAACATCTTCGACCTCGCCAAAGGTCCGGCCGGATCGCTCATTAGCCATTGCACCCCAAAATTCCTGATCGAGCGCACGCTCCACAATGTATACGCCAATGACTCGCTCGTATCCCAAGATTTGATCGATCGCCATTATGAGCTGCTCCTTTTTCCGGGCAATCGAGATGCCTTGCGCGATCGCCTACTCGAAGATTATCCCGATTGGACCCCCGAAACGGTTACTTCGATCACCTGCCCCACCCTATTCCTTTGGGGTACGGAGGACCCGTGGTTTCCAGAATCGGACGCACGCGCGTGGTTCAACGCCATGCCCAACGCCACCTTTAAGGCCATTCCGAACGCAGGCCACTTACCCATGGAAGAGGTGCCCGTACGCACGGTCGCACAGTTTCAGCCGTGGCACCAAATGGCCATCGCGCCGTAGGCGCATACTAAGAGAACGGGCCGCGGGCTCCTGATTTTAAAAGAAAATACGCTGCGCCTCAACGGCGCGATGCGTACCTCGAACGGCCAGGTGAACAAAGTGCTCGGCGCTGTGCACCTCGATAGGTATGGTGGTCCAGGAGTGTTCGCGGAAGTGAAATTCTCCGGGAGCCTGTTCCTCGATCTCGCGTAAGGGCAAAGTGAGGCCGTCGCCGATCTCCTTCACGATCGCCTCTTTTTGGGTCCAACGGCGAAAAAATGAGCGAACCGGATCATCGCTATTTCGAAAGCCGTCCATTTCCGTTTGATTGAACTGTTTGGTGAACAAGTACGGGTCCTTGGACCGAAGCCGCTCAGAATCTAATCCGACCGCTAGGTCGTACGACCAAGCAATCGCCACGAGCTTGTCGGTATGCGTTACGTTGAATTCGAACAGGTTGGGGTGGAAGGGTTTTCCGTGCTCACCGGTGCGGATCTCCCCGAATTTCTCCAGAGGCTCACCGGCTTCGATTAAAGCATTTCGCAACAAAAGCTTTCCGGCCAAGGCATTGAAAAACCATTTAGAGTGTTTAAATTGTCGTACCTCGCGTAGCTGCGATTCGGGCAGGAGGTTCAAATATTGGTTCTCGCTGCTGTGTTGCCAGCGGTAGTTGTGCTTGAAGTAACGAACCTGAATGGGAGTCACGCGGAAAATTTAATTCAAAAGTACGATATGAGCGAGAACCTATCGGCCCAAGAGGCCATGGAGAAACTAATAGACGGGAACCGAAGATTCGTTGAAAACCAATTGACCCACCCCCACGAAGATATGCAATGGCGTTTTTCGTTGGTCGATAAACAAGAGCCCTACGCCGTTATCGTCACGTGTTCCGATAGTCGAGTAGCCCCGGAAATCGTATTCGATCAGGGGCTGGGCGACCTTTTCGTTATCCGCGTGGCCGGAAATGTCGCCAAGGATAAGGTCATCGGAACCATCGAATACGCGGTTGCCCACCTCGGGGTTAACTTGGTGGTGGTGATGGGACACGAAAGCTGCGGAGCCGTGGGTGCTTCGCTGGAAATAGACCTCCCGGGCGGACACATCAACGCGTTGGTCCACCAGATTCGACCGGCAGTATTAGCTGCTCAAGAAATGGAGGGCGATGTACTCACCAATGCGATCAAGATCAATGCGAAAATGGTCGCCCGAAATATTCAAGATAGCGATCCGTATATCCGCCCGAAACACCGCGATGGACAAGTGCAGGTAGTCCCGGCATAC
This window of the Flavobacteriales bacterium genome carries:
- a CDS encoding 4'-phosphopantetheinyl transferase superfamily protein, producing the protein MTPIQVRYFKHNYRWQHSSENQYLNLLPESQLREVRQFKHSKWFFNALAGKLLLRNALIEAGEPLEKFGEIRTGEHGKPFHPNLFEFNVTHTDKLVAIAWSYDLAVGLDSERLRSKDPYLFTKQFNQTEMDGFRNSDDPVRSFFRRWTQKEAIVKEIGDGLTLPLREIEEQAPGEFHFREHSWTTIPIEVHSAEHFVHLAVRGTHRAVEAQRIFF
- a CDS encoding anti-sigma factor; the encoded protein is MNIEEYISSGILEAYALGAVSDEERREVECLTSIYPQLAEALHAAQDDVEQLARLESKSPPPVLKASILDAVAQAAAEERADADANTVASADADVEADADASIIQMNAKEDPVKRWPLGWVAAAVIALGMFFANYTLRDYNAELKRDLDQISGELNEIRDQALTQQERLAVLADTSYHRIPMKGVEKSPTSLAMIYWNPTSEQVLLDVRELPKPTEDQQYQLWAIVDGTPTDLGVFDLPEGQEWFEMKSITGAVAFAVTLEPRGGRPEPALEQMYVLGAV
- a CDS encoding alpha/beta hydrolase yields the protein MKRTLWVILGVILLIASITGLTWRSDLPAVELMMKYTTPNSGWMMTGGQNIHFTDAGTGQAILLIHGTGSSLHTWDGWNQMLAGPYRVVRLDLPGFGLSGPQPQGDYSREMYLTLFEDLRKALDIDRWTVVGNSFGGRLAGYYASDHPEVVSGLVLVNASGWPKTESSWNIFDLAKGPAGSLISHCTPKFLIERTLHNVYANDSLVSQDLIDRHYELLLFPGNRDALRDRLLEDYPDWTPETVTSITCPTLFLWGTEDPWFPESDARAWFNAMPNATFKAIPNAGHLPMEEVPVRTVAQFQPWHQMAIAP
- a CDS encoding sigma-70 family RNA polymerase sigma factor; this translates as MNRDESVVAELYDAFSGNLYGLMCKMVHDEALAADLLQEGFVKIWKYGAKYDPKHGSLFTWMMNICRNGTIDHLRSKKRRNEIHDLSENVYSSEAGNQITQNTDTLDLREKVAQLEPDLRNLIELAYFGGFTQKEISENLDLPLGTVKTRMRKGMKELRAIFGVRQ
- a CDS encoding PorT family protein → MKKVLLSLFVVLVCTTAYGQIWQFGARTGAGRSDFRISADLTAPGLGVIEARPGEPQTSFHLGAYTRVKVLGLYVQPELLYTGFKGEMEFFNTVSGDDKEVEIDINRIDIPVMIGIKLGPVRLNAGPSFNMLLPSKDDADGAEIIVSSSSFGYQYGIGLDIGDFLIDLKAEGSWSNEIESITDGTSNYDLNGSMHKVLLSIGYRIL
- a CDS encoding carbonic anhydrase, with translation MSENLSAQEAMEKLIDGNRRFVENQLTHPHEDMQWRFSLVDKQEPYAVIVTCSDSRVAPEIVFDQGLGDLFVIRVAGNVAKDKVIGTIEYAVAHLGVNLVVVMGHESCGAVGASLEIDLPGGHINALVHQIRPAVLAAQEMEGDVLTNAIKINAKMVARNIQDSDPYIRPKHRDGQVQVVPAYYKLSDGTVEFMD